Proteins from a genomic interval of Loxodonta africana isolate mLoxAfr1 chromosome 25, mLoxAfr1.hap2, whole genome shotgun sequence:
- the LOC135228653 gene encoding tenascin-R-like, whose amino-acid sequence MGADGETMVLKNMLIGVNLILLGSILKPSECQLEVTTERVQRQAVEEEGSMANYNTSSKEQPMVFNHVYNINVPLDSLCYSGLEASAEQEVNAEDEALAEYTGQTSDHESQVTFTHRINLPKKVCPCAGSTQVLQELLSRIEMLEREVSVLRDQCNANCCQESTATGRVSGTRNVVSGGEREGRAGRESE is encoded by the coding sequence ATGGGGGCGGACGGGGAAACCATGGTCCTGAAGAACATGCTCATTGGTGTCAACCTGATCCTTCTGGGCTCCATCCTCAAGCCATCAGAATGTCAGCTGGAAGTCACCACGGAAAGGGTCCAGAGACAGGCGGTGGAGGAAGAAGGCAGCATGGCCAACTATAACACATCCAGCAAAGAGCAGCCTATGGTTTTCAACCACGTGTACAACATTAACGTGCCCCTGGACAGCCTCTGCTACTCGGGGCTAGAGGCCTCTGCTGAGCAGGAGGTGAATGCCGAAGATGAGGCTCTGGCTGAGTACACAGGCCAGACATCAGACCATGAGAGCCAGGTCACCTTCACCCACAGGATCAACCTCCCCAAAAAGGTCTGCCCATGTGCCGGCTCAACCCAGGTATTGCAGGAGCTGTTGAGCCGAATTGAGATGCTGGAGAGGGAGGTGTCAGTGCTGCGGGACCAGTGCAACGCCAACTGCTGCCAAGAAAGCACTGCGACAGGTAGAGTCTCGGGGACTAGAAACGTGGTCTCAGGAGGGGAAAGAGAAGGCCGAGCAGGGAGGGAGAGTGAATGA